Proteins encoded within one genomic window of Brachybacterium avium:
- the secA gene encoding preprotein translocase subunit SecA, translating to MVNLFDKILRAGEGRELRRLEAIAQRVGEAEDVFTELTDEELRAETDHFKKRLEDGETLDDILVEAFAAVREAAQRTLGQRPYDVQVMGGTALHRGRIAEMKTGEGKTLVATLPAYLNALAGKGVHIITVNDYLAGYQSDLMGRVFRFLGLTTAVIKSGMTPEERRQQYAADITYGTNNEFGFDYLRDNMSLKPEDRVQRGHFFAIVDEVDSILIDEARTPLIISGPGSGDANKWFSEFAKVVGLLRKDRDYEVDEKKRTVGVLEAGIDKVEDHLGIENLYESLNTPLIGFLNNAIKAKELFKRDKDYVVLNGEVMIVDEHTGRILAGRRYNEGMHQAIEAKEGVKIKAENQTLATITLQNYFKLYEKLSGMTGTAETEAAEFMNTYSLGVVPIPTHRPMQREDQPDRIYRTEKAKFDAVVEDIVERHEVGQPVLVGTTSVEKSEYLGKLLTAQGVEHEVLNAKNHAGEAAIVAMAGAKGAVTVATNMAGRGTDIMLGGNVEFMAHAELEKRGLDAEEDQEAYEAAWDQELERAKEAVAEQHDEVVEVGGLYVLGTERHESRRIDNQLRGRSGRQGDPGESRFYLSLQDDLMRLFNSGAAESLLARGGVEESIPLTGRMVTGAIQRAQNSIESRNAEIRKNVLKYDDVLTKQRKKFYEERSRILEGEELDEHIERFIDEVIGGTVDAHTRGKPAEDVDLDELWGALRPAYPVSLTAEELIEEVGGKENLEAGVLKEEILADARVAYEKRRAEIGEEGLRQLQRRVLLSVLDRRWREHLYEMDYLKEGIGLRAMAQRDPLIEYEREGHLMFNDMMAGVKEDVVGYVYHLEVQVEKAEPVVPKAVSDLLRSTNRSALGASAAAAAASSTKDSAGGAAKADTAAEGDVEASGDTDAKGSADVQDDTTVAEESAVSTEAAEEADADQLAEENSVRLRAKGLDDGPAGQQLRYSSADGSGVQDAATLSRAQRRQRARLQPGGTAAGAAQDKVQDKPEGAPQGAGQNRAQRRNKRRGR from the coding sequence GTGGTCAACCTCTTCGACAAGATCCTGCGCGCCGGCGAAGGCCGGGAACTGCGCAGGCTCGAAGCCATCGCCCAGCGAGTGGGAGAGGCGGAGGACGTCTTCACGGAGCTCACCGACGAGGAGCTCCGCGCCGAGACGGACCACTTCAAGAAGCGGCTCGAGGACGGCGAGACCCTCGACGACATCCTGGTCGAGGCCTTCGCCGCAGTGCGCGAGGCAGCTCAGCGCACCCTGGGCCAGCGCCCCTACGACGTGCAGGTGATGGGCGGTACCGCACTGCATCGCGGACGCATCGCCGAGATGAAGACCGGTGAGGGCAAGACCCTGGTCGCGACGCTGCCGGCGTACCTCAACGCACTGGCGGGCAAGGGCGTGCACATCATCACCGTGAACGACTATCTCGCCGGCTACCAGAGCGACCTGATGGGTCGGGTCTTCCGATTCCTGGGCCTGACCACGGCTGTCATCAAGTCGGGGATGACCCCGGAGGAGCGCCGGCAGCAGTACGCCGCGGATATCACCTACGGCACGAACAACGAGTTCGGCTTCGACTACCTGCGCGACAACATGTCGTTGAAGCCCGAGGACCGGGTCCAGCGCGGTCACTTCTTCGCGATCGTCGACGAGGTCGACTCGATCCTCATCGACGAGGCCCGCACTCCGCTGATCATCTCCGGGCCCGGGTCCGGGGACGCCAACAAGTGGTTCAGCGAGTTCGCGAAGGTCGTGGGGCTGCTGCGCAAGGACCGCGACTACGAGGTCGACGAGAAGAAGCGCACCGTCGGCGTGCTCGAGGCCGGTATCGACAAGGTCGAGGACCACCTGGGCATCGAGAACCTCTACGAGTCGCTGAACACGCCGCTGATCGGCTTCCTCAACAACGCCATCAAGGCGAAGGAGCTGTTCAAGCGCGACAAGGACTACGTGGTCCTCAACGGTGAGGTGATGATCGTCGACGAGCACACCGGCCGCATCCTGGCCGGGCGCCGCTACAACGAGGGCATGCACCAGGCGATCGAGGCCAAGGAGGGGGTGAAGATCAAGGCGGAGAACCAGACCCTCGCCACGATCACCCTCCAGAACTACTTCAAGCTCTACGAGAAGCTCTCCGGCATGACCGGCACCGCCGAGACCGAGGCCGCCGAGTTCATGAACACCTACTCCCTCGGGGTGGTGCCGATCCCCACGCACCGGCCGATGCAGCGTGAGGACCAGCCTGATCGGATCTACCGCACCGAGAAGGCGAAGTTCGACGCGGTCGTCGAGGACATCGTCGAGCGGCATGAGGTGGGACAGCCCGTGCTGGTGGGCACCACCAGCGTCGAGAAGTCCGAGTATCTGGGCAAGCTGCTGACCGCCCAGGGCGTGGAGCACGAGGTGCTCAACGCCAAGAACCACGCCGGTGAAGCGGCGATCGTGGCGATGGCCGGGGCCAAGGGCGCCGTCACGGTCGCCACCAACATGGCTGGGCGCGGTACGGACATCATGCTCGGCGGCAACGTCGAGTTCATGGCCCATGCCGAGCTCGAGAAGCGGGGCCTTGACGCCGAGGAGGACCAGGAGGCGTATGAGGCCGCCTGGGACCAGGAGCTCGAGCGGGCCAAGGAGGCCGTGGCCGAGCAGCACGACGAGGTGGTCGAGGTCGGTGGCCTGTACGTGCTGGGCACCGAGCGGCACGAGTCCCGTCGCATCGACAACCAGCTGCGCGGCCGCTCCGGCCGCCAGGGCGACCCGGGGGAGTCCCGCTTCTACCTCTCGCTCCAGGACGACCTGATGCGTCTGTTCAACTCCGGGGCGGCGGAGTCGCTGCTGGCCCGGGGCGGGGTGGAGGAATCGATCCCGCTCACCGGCCGCATGGTCACCGGCGCGATCCAGCGGGCGCAGAACTCCATCGAGTCCCGCAACGCTGAGATCCGCAAGAACGTGCTGAAGTACGACGATGTGCTGACCAAACAGCGCAAGAAGTTCTACGAGGAGCGGTCCCGGATCCTCGAGGGCGAGGAGCTCGACGAACATATCGAGCGCTTCATCGACGAGGTCATCGGCGGCACCGTCGATGCGCACACCCGTGGCAAGCCCGCCGAGGACGTGGATCTCGACGAGCTCTGGGGTGCCCTGCGCCCGGCGTACCCGGTCTCGCTGACCGCTGAGGAGCTCATCGAAGAGGTGGGCGGCAAGGAGAACCTCGAGGCAGGTGTCCTCAAGGAGGAGATCCTGGCCGACGCACGCGTCGCCTACGAGAAGCGTCGCGCGGAGATCGGCGAGGAGGGGCTGCGGCAGCTGCAGCGCCGCGTGCTGCTGTCGGTCCTGGATCGCCGCTGGCGCGAGCACCTCTACGAGATGGACTATCTCAAGGAGGGCATCGGACTGCGGGCGATGGCTCAGCGCGATCCGCTCATCGAGTACGAGCGCGAGGGCCACCTCATGTTCAACGACATGATGGCCGGGGTGAAGGAGGACGTGGTCGGCTACGTCTATCACCTCGAGGTCCAGGTCGAGAAGGCCGAACCCGTGGTGCCGAAGGCCGTCAGCGATCTGCTGCGCAGCACGAACAGGTCTGCGCTCGGCGCGAGCGCGGCTGCCGCTGCGGCCTCCTCGACGAAGGACTCCGCCGGCGGCGCTGCGAAGGCCGACACGGCAGCAGAGGGCGACGTCGAGGCGAGCGGTGACACCGACGCGAAGGGCAGCGCCGACGTGCAGGACGACACCACGGTTGCCGAAGAGAGCGCGGTCTCGACGGAGGCTGCGGAAGAAGCGGACGCCGATCAGCTCGCTGAGGAGAACTCGGTGCGGCTGCGAGCCAAGGGGCTGGACGATGGTCCCGCCGGGCAGCAGCTGAGATACTCCTCCGCTGACGGCAGCGGGGTCCAGGATGCCGCGACGCTGTCTCGCGCCCAGCGCCGTCAGCGTGCCCGCCTTCAGCCGGGCGGGACCGCTGCTGGCGCGGCGCAGGACAAGGTGCAGGACAAGCCCGAAGGGGCACCCCAGGGCGCTGGCCAGAACCGGGCTCAGCGCCGGAATAAGCGTCGAGGACGCTGA
- the hpf gene encoding ribosome hibernation-promoting factor, HPF/YfiA family: MEINVVGRHMDVPDRFRRHLTDKLDKVTQLAPAALRVDVEISQEKNPRQAELSDRVELTVHENGSVIRSEARADDLYGALDIAYGKLLERLRRARDRRKDHRRGRDRSHPGAGASLRTMPADQDLPAALQEAPPEAVDEPGEAADGNEIDLADAGTPVVIRKKSHPAKPMSIDDALNRMELVGHDFFLFVDAESGNPRVVYRRKGWNYGVIELESDLTA; this comes from the coding sequence ATGGAGATCAATGTCGTCGGACGCCACATGGACGTCCCGGATCGATTCCGTCGTCATCTCACCGACAAGCTCGACAAGGTCACCCAGCTCGCCCCCGCGGCCCTCCGCGTGGATGTCGAGATCTCACAGGAGAAGAATCCCAGGCAGGCTGAGCTCAGCGACCGGGTGGAGCTCACCGTGCACGAGAACGGCTCTGTGATCCGCTCCGAGGCGCGAGCGGACGATCTCTACGGGGCGCTGGACATCGCCTATGGCAAACTCCTCGAACGACTCCGGCGCGCCCGTGACCGTCGCAAGGATCACCGTCGGGGACGCGACCGCTCTCACCCGGGTGCGGGCGCGAGTCTGCGCACGATGCCTGCCGATCAGGATCTGCCCGCCGCGCTCCAGGAGGCGCCGCCGGAGGCCGTGGACGAGCCGGGGGAGGCCGCCGACGGCAACGAGATCGATCTGGCGGATGCCGGCACCCCCGTCGTCATCCGGAAGAAGTCCCACCCCGCCAAGCCGATGAGCATCGACGACGCGCTCAACCGGATGGAGCTCGTGGGTCACGACTTCTTCCTCTTCGTCGACGCCGAGTCCGGCAACCCGAGGGTGGTCTACCGCCGCAAGGGCTGGAACTACGGGGTCATCGAGCTCGAGTCCGATCTGACCGCCTGA
- a CDS encoding ComF family protein gives MAQDEGPSSPLREVIAQTCALLAPRQCPCGEEGTWLCRRCASLLDAEPRRVESSCDALQVLTAARVRQERRGELSLPAGVDHTPLLPVLALGEYAGDLQRLVLAWKNGGMLHLGPRIAPALAPAVTQLSAAAGVAAPGLVPVPSRRSARLRRGEDHTAELVRAIERNDAGRALLVSARPTTAQDGQGARQRRNRRIQLRGRRARAAGRRAQPVIIVDDVVTTGSTLRGMHAALSEAGMEVLGAVVVAAARMPSPGTDLDSGA, from the coding sequence ATGGCACAGGATGAGGGACCGAGTTCGCCGCTGCGCGAGGTGATCGCCCAGACCTGCGCGCTCCTCGCCCCACGGCAGTGCCCCTGCGGCGAAGAGGGCACGTGGCTGTGCCGACGCTGCGCATCGCTGCTGGATGCGGAGCCCCGCCGCGTCGAGAGCAGCTGCGACGCCCTGCAGGTGCTCACCGCTGCTCGTGTCCGTCAGGAGCGGCGCGGCGAGCTCAGCCTGCCGGCCGGGGTGGATCACACCCCGCTGCTGCCGGTGCTGGCGCTGGGAGAGTACGCCGGGGATCTGCAGCGCCTGGTGCTGGCATGGAAGAACGGCGGGATGCTGCACCTCGGGCCGCGGATCGCGCCGGCGCTGGCTCCCGCCGTCACCCAGCTCTCCGCCGCCGCGGGGGTCGCTGCGCCAGGCCTGGTCCCCGTGCCGTCCCGACGCAGCGCGCGGCTGCGCCGCGGTGAGGACCACACCGCAGAGCTGGTGCGTGCGATCGAGCGCAACGATGCCGGGCGCGCCCTGCTGGTGAGTGCTCGGCCCACCACGGCCCAGGACGGGCAGGGAGCCCGGCAGCGACGCAACCGGCGCATACAGCTGCGGGGACGTCGTGCGCGCGCCGCCGGTCGCCGGGCGCAGCCGGTGATCATCGTCGACGATGTCGTCACCACAGGGTCGACCCTGCGCGGGATGCACGCGGCGCTGTCCGAGGCGGGCATGGAGGTTCTCGGTGCGGTGGTCGTCGCCGCGGCACGGATGCCGTCACCGGGGACGGACCTCGACAGCGGGGCGTGA
- a CDS encoding LpqB family beta-propeller domain-containing protein: protein MRPARRDVLRAAGAAAVLGLGAACARIPTDSPISSRTLTGQTQPGAPYVQALPPAADATAEEVVAGFVQAGVGSEEDFAVARDYLTAEATAAWDPDAMITIYSGSQELKITETGEDRLSIVLQAVAFLDERGVRSLLSGPSSREIEVSIEQVDEQWRLSEVPDGIFLSEAAFETLYSPARLYFLDAREQHLVPDHRWFPLRRGASAVLEALVAGPSGFLEGAVTNQVPRTSGVSEAATTTGVDGTAQITVPTAIASLAAGPRTLALSQLEASLRSLRSLTGVHLVLDGQDVVLDEQERVERALPGHRPIAAGPTGVISLADIGSSVPAVQVVPAFAEIEVASPVIAQDGVLAAALDPEGSSVLIATVDDSLPLREAATGGSFVSPRVDDAGYVWTSTRSNPGALLALSGRGPDLDAKVDAPWLTGRTIRALDIAADATRMIVLSSDTAGSRVDLCAVVRDAEGVPASLTDPRPLRTFLDDVTEVVWYDELALLMLGTEPTAAERRAQILDFSSGQESLPALAPGTDRIAGSVVADAVWAGTVDDQLLRSDGEGWTAVEQKGHDPSFY, encoded by the coding sequence ATGAGACCCGCACGACGCGATGTGCTGAGGGCGGCGGGAGCCGCCGCTGTGCTCGGCCTGGGAGCTGCCTGCGCGCGCATCCCCACCGATTCGCCCATCTCGAGCCGGACGCTGACCGGGCAGACCCAGCCCGGAGCGCCCTACGTGCAGGCGCTGCCTCCGGCGGCCGACGCGACCGCCGAGGAGGTCGTCGCCGGTTTCGTGCAGGCGGGTGTCGGTTCCGAGGAGGACTTCGCCGTGGCCCGCGACTACCTCACCGCCGAGGCGACCGCGGCCTGGGACCCCGATGCGATGATCACGATCTATTCCGGGAGCCAGGAGCTGAAGATCACGGAGACCGGGGAGGATCGTCTCTCCATCGTCCTCCAGGCCGTCGCGTTCCTCGATGAGCGCGGGGTGCGCAGCCTGCTGTCGGGCCCCTCGTCCCGCGAGATCGAGGTCTCGATCGAACAGGTCGACGAGCAATGGCGACTGAGCGAGGTGCCCGACGGCATCTTCCTGTCCGAAGCGGCTTTCGAGACGCTGTACAGCCCGGCCCGGCTCTACTTCCTCGACGCCCGCGAGCAGCACCTGGTGCCCGATCACCGCTGGTTCCCCCTCCGTCGCGGTGCCTCCGCCGTGCTCGAGGCCCTGGTGGCCGGACCATCCGGCTTCCTCGAGGGGGCAGTCACGAACCAGGTGCCCCGCACCTCGGGTGTCTCCGAGGCGGCCACCACCACGGGGGTGGACGGCACCGCACAGATCACCGTGCCGACCGCGATCGCGAGCCTGGCCGCCGGGCCCAGGACGCTCGCCCTGTCCCAGCTCGAGGCCTCGCTGCGCTCCCTGCGCTCGCTGACCGGGGTGCACCTGGTGCTGGATGGTCAGGATGTGGTCCTCGACGAGCAGGAACGGGTCGAGCGGGCTCTGCCGGGACACCGGCCGATCGCCGCGGGGCCCACCGGCGTCATCTCCTTGGCCGACATCGGCAGCTCGGTGCCGGCCGTGCAGGTGGTGCCGGCCTTCGCCGAGATCGAGGTGGCCTCCCCGGTGATCGCCCAGGACGGAGTGCTCGCCGCTGCCCTGGACCCGGAGGGGTCCAGCGTCCTGATCGCCACCGTCGACGACTCGCTGCCGCTGCGGGAGGCAGCCACCGGCGGCTCCTTCGTCTCGCCGCGGGTGGACGATGCCGGATACGTGTGGACCTCCACCCGCTCGAACCCCGGGGCGCTGCTCGCCCTGTCCGGCCGAGGACCTGACCTCGACGCGAAGGTCGACGCGCCCTGGCTGACCGGTCGCACGATCCGGGCGCTGGACATCGCGGCCGACGCGACCCGGATGATCGTGCTCTCCTCCGACACCGCCGGGTCCCGCGTCGACCTGTGCGCGGTGGTGCGGGACGCCGAGGGGGTTCCCGCCTCGCTCACCGATCCGCGACCTCTGCGCACCTTCCTCGACGACGTCACCGAGGTCGTCTGGTACGACGAGCTGGCCCTGCTGATGCTCGGCACGGAGCCCACAGCAGCGGAGCGGAGGGCGCAGATCCTCGACTTCTCCAGCGGGCAGGAGTCGTTGCCCGCTCTCGCCCCCGGCACCGACCGCATCGCCGGGTCCGTGGTAGCTGATGCGGTGTGGGCCGGCACCGTCGACGACCAGCTGCTGCGCAGCGACGGGGAGGGCTGGACCGCCGTCGAGCAGAAGGGCCACGACCCCTCGTTCTACTGA
- the mtrB gene encoding MtrAB system histidine kinase MtrB, translating into MSTPLDDEPPTSVPAVLGADPRSWPLALRVVLVTTLLSIVALLTVGAYLSSVIADGLYDQRRDRVLEETLEVRSDLTETLSQISGATSTQQQDAVSAFVQTAGGQGGGDRREAVLIPVETAGTVFPVASSDGSLFAEIDDELTAAVAAQPDSMYWRSIGRQDGAGRTHPALLVGTRVVVPGAGSYDLYLVYSLEEEQETLAFVQRVILGGGAVLLALIVGIAIVVARMVTTPLKRAAHAAERMAAGDLTSRVEVAGADELARVGESFNDMARSLEQKVDDLTELSHVQQRFVSDVSHELRTPLTTIRMASSVLEARSGDLPGELRRTAELLSAQVQRFEVLLADLLEISRFDAGAAELEAHREDIDALVERSLEDVRLLASDRGCPLDVHLAGDDVAAVVDARRIDRILRNLLTNAIEHGAGHPVLVQTAADADSVAVVVQDHGHGISPEDAERVFDRFWRADPSRARTIGGTGLGLSISAEDARLHDGWLQAWGQEGEGAVFRLTLPRRPGSVLTRSPLRLERSFDRTGADAAVSSTPTGEIRIGPEVLPDLDETAEDPIIGLDGKAGEG; encoded by the coding sequence GTGAGCACACCCCTCGACGACGAGCCCCCGACGAGCGTGCCCGCCGTGCTCGGCGCCGACCCGCGCAGCTGGCCGCTCGCCCTGCGGGTGGTGCTGGTGACGACGCTGCTGTCGATCGTCGCCCTGCTCACCGTCGGCGCATACCTCTCCTCGGTGATCGCCGATGGGCTCTACGACCAGCGTCGCGATCGCGTGCTCGAGGAGACCCTGGAGGTCAGGAGCGACCTCACCGAGACCCTCTCGCAGATCTCGGGTGCGACCAGCACCCAGCAGCAGGACGCGGTCAGCGCCTTCGTCCAGACCGCGGGCGGCCAGGGCGGCGGGGACCGACGGGAGGCGGTGCTGATCCCGGTGGAGACGGCAGGGACCGTCTTCCCGGTGGCATCCTCGGACGGCAGCCTCTTCGCAGAGATCGACGACGAGCTCACGGCCGCCGTCGCGGCCCAACCCGACTCCATGTACTGGCGCTCGATCGGCCGCCAGGACGGCGCGGGCCGCACCCACCCGGCGCTGCTGGTCGGCACCCGGGTGGTCGTGCCGGGCGCGGGCTCCTATGACCTCTACCTCGTCTACTCCCTGGAGGAGGAGCAGGAGACCCTGGCCTTCGTGCAGCGGGTGATCCTGGGTGGCGGGGCGGTGCTGCTGGCCCTGATCGTCGGCATCGCGATCGTCGTCGCGCGGATGGTCACCACGCCGTTGAAGAGGGCGGCGCATGCTGCTGAGCGGATGGCCGCCGGTGACCTCACCAGCCGTGTCGAGGTGGCGGGAGCCGATGAGCTGGCGCGGGTGGGAGAGTCCTTCAACGATATGGCGCGCAGCCTGGAGCAGAAGGTCGACGACCTCACCGAGCTCTCGCACGTCCAGCAGCGTTTCGTCTCCGACGTCTCGCACGAGCTGCGCACCCCGCTGACCACCATCCGGATGGCGTCGTCCGTGCTGGAGGCGCGCAGCGGGGATCTCCCCGGCGAGCTGCGACGCACTGCGGAGCTGCTCTCGGCCCAGGTCCAGCGCTTCGAGGTGCTCCTCGCGGACCTGCTGGAGATCTCCCGCTTCGATGCGGGCGCGGCCGAGCTCGAGGCGCACCGCGAGGACATCGACGCGCTCGTGGAACGATCCCTCGAGGATGTCCGCCTGCTGGCGAGCGACCGGGGCTGCCCGTTGGATGTCCACCTGGCCGGGGATGATGTCGCGGCGGTGGTGGATGCGCGTCGCATCGACCGGATCCTGCGCAATCTGCTCACCAATGCGATCGAGCACGGTGCCGGGCATCCGGTGCTCGTCCAGACCGCCGCCGACGCCGACTCCGTGGCCGTGGTCGTCCAGGACCACGGCCACGGCATCTCCCCGGAGGACGCGGAGCGCGTCTTCGACCGCTTCTGGCGTGCGGACCCCTCGCGGGCCAGGACCATCGGAGGTACCGGGCTGGGCCTGTCGATCTCCGCCGAGGATGCCCGGCTGCACGACGGCTGGCTGCAGGCCTGGGGCCAGGAGGGCGAGGGCGCGGTGTTCCGCCTGACCCTCCCTCGCCGGCCGGGATCCGTCCTGACCCGCTCCCCGCTGCGTCTGGAACGCTCCTTCGACCGGACCGGGGCCGATGCCGCCGTCTCCTCCACCCCCACCGGCGAGATCAGGATCGGTCCGGAGGTGCTCCCCGACCTGGACGAGACCGCGGAGGACCCGATCATCGGACTCGACGGGAAGGCAGGAGAGGGATGA
- the mtrA gene encoding MtrAB system response regulator MtrA, whose amino-acid sequence MTPMTTPSRILVVDDDQAIAEMVGIVLRGKGYEVATSPDGASALETFPRLRPDLVLLDLMLPGMDGIEVCRRLRRESGVPILMLTARTDTADVVEGLEAGADDYLTKPFEPEELVARIKARVRRVEEPTTEQLTIGDLTIDVDGHEVRRGEELISLTPLEFDLLTQLARKPWQVFTRDVLLRDVWGYRHSADTRLVNVHVQRLRSKIEHDPENPGIVVTVRGVGYRAGGGS is encoded by the coding sequence ATGACCCCCATGACGACGCCTTCACGGATCCTGGTGGTCGATGATGATCAGGCGATCGCCGAGATGGTCGGCATCGTTCTGCGCGGCAAGGGCTACGAGGTCGCCACCTCGCCCGACGGCGCCTCGGCACTGGAGACCTTCCCCCGCCTGCGGCCCGATCTGGTCCTGCTGGACCTCATGCTGCCCGGAATGGACGGCATCGAGGTGTGCCGTCGGCTGCGCCGCGAGTCCGGCGTGCCGATCCTCATGCTCACAGCCCGCACCGACACCGCCGACGTGGTCGAGGGCCTCGAGGCCGGGGCCGACGACTACCTCACCAAGCCGTTCGAGCCGGAGGAGCTGGTGGCGCGGATCAAGGCACGGGTGCGGCGGGTCGAGGAACCCACCACCGAGCAGCTGACCATCGGAGACCTCACCATCGACGTCGACGGGCACGAGGTGCGACGGGGCGAGGAGCTGATCTCGCTGACCCCGCTCGAGTTCGACCTGCTGACCCAGCTGGCCCGCAAGCCGTGGCAGGTGTTCACCCGAGACGTGCTGCTGCGCGACGTGTGGGGTTACCGCCACAGCGCCGACACCCGCCTGGTCAACGTCCATGTCCAGCGGCTGCGCTCGAAGATCGAGCACGACCCGGAGAACCCCGGCATCGTCGTGACCGTGCGCGGTGTCGGCTACCGCGCCGGGGGCGGATCCTGA
- a CDS encoding glycerophosphoryl diester phosphodiesterase membrane domain-containing protein yields the protein MSTSWTAPGSTAGEDPPPSAGPGGDPFGQSPGIDAPDGGRYPGGPRRELMQSMPLFPLRPLGLGEVLGAAVRIYRLRARSVLGVAAAVYGIAFVVLTFVTGASMVPMLGDMQAVFEDPEAVTGTPGFSTAADAVLMILSSAVTMIVTLVASSLVTVALTQVALGEAVGRHISTAQMWGSMRRRGLPAVAVGLLIGVLSLVAFLVLCGLGMLPVILLREASWLTVVPLVLGVLLGVLAVFWIWARTVLAIPSLVLEDVGVFGAIRRSLALTRGRRLWRVLGTAVLLYLIYTFAVQLIASVFGIVAFIVYLVILLASALEGIVLGMIALTVISMVGSYVATFLLAPFLSAGFVAIYADSRMRHEAWDVELLRRAREAWDGDGVR from the coding sequence ATGAGCACGTCGTGGACCGCCCCCGGCTCGACGGCCGGCGAGGACCCGCCCCCGTCCGCGGGGCCCGGCGGCGACCCCTTCGGGCAGTCGCCGGGGATCGACGCCCCCGATGGCGGACGGTACCCGGGCGGTCCTCGCCGCGAGCTGATGCAGTCCATGCCTCTGTTCCCGCTGCGCCCGCTGGGGCTGGGCGAGGTGCTCGGGGCGGCGGTACGGATCTATCGACTGCGGGCACGGTCCGTGCTGGGCGTCGCAGCTGCCGTCTACGGCATCGCCTTCGTCGTCCTCACCTTCGTGACCGGCGCCAGCATGGTCCCGATGCTCGGCGACATGCAGGCGGTGTTCGAGGACCCCGAGGCCGTCACCGGCACCCCCGGCTTCTCCACAGCCGCTGACGCAGTGCTGATGATCCTGTCCAGCGCGGTGACCATGATCGTCACATTGGTGGCCTCGTCACTGGTCACGGTGGCGCTGACGCAGGTCGCACTCGGCGAGGCCGTCGGCCGTCACATCTCCACGGCGCAGATGTGGGGGTCCATGCGCCGACGCGGCCTGCCGGCCGTCGCCGTGGGGCTGCTGATCGGCGTGCTGAGCCTGGTCGCCTTCCTGGTGCTGTGCGGGCTCGGGATGCTGCCGGTGATCCTGCTCCGGGAAGCGTCCTGGCTGACGGTCGTGCCACTGGTGCTCGGGGTCCTGCTCGGAGTGCTGGCCGTGTTCTGGATCTGGGCGCGCACGGTGCTCGCGATCCCGTCGCTGGTCCTGGAGGACGTCGGCGTGTTCGGGGCGATCCGCCGCAGCCTGGCCCTGACCCGCGGGCGCCGGTTGTGGAGGGTGCTCGGCACCGCGGTGCTGCTGTACCTGATCTACACCTTCGCGGTGCAGCTGATCGCCAGCGTGTTCGGGATCGTCGCCTTCATCGTCTATCTGGTCATCCTGCTCGCCTCTGCCCTCGAGGGGATCGTGCTGGGCATGATCGCGCTGACCGTCATCTCGATGGTCGGCAGCTACGTCGCGACGTTCCTGCTGGCACCCTTCCTCTCGGCCGGGTTCGTGGCGATCTACGCCGACAGCCGGATGCGCCATGAGGCCTGGGACGTCGAGCTGCTCCGCCGGGCGAGGGAGGCCTGGGACGGGGACGGTGTGCGATGA
- a CDS encoding DUF4129 domain-containing protein — translation MTPAAPPPLDPDEARARILEELSKAEYDDSPGFIQWLLGALEHWLTEVLDGIDGSSTAQAGIAVLLVLVLAAATFLVLRRTGLIRRSHALSVTARLDAEPVAGASQLRREAREAIEAGRTDDGTVLALRALVRDLEERTLLEVTAGMTAHEAAHRAAHPFPELRGRLLRGADAFDTAAYSHRPATAKQADDLLRLAEYIAESAPDLSDTEPAEAHASGAGADT, via the coding sequence ATGACTCCCGCTGCGCCGCCGCCCCTGGACCCGGACGAGGCCCGTGCCCGCATCCTCGAGGAGCTCTCGAAGGCCGAGTACGACGATTCCCCCGGATTCATCCAGTGGCTGCTCGGCGCGCTCGAGCACTGGCTGACGGAGGTGCTGGACGGCATCGACGGCTCCTCCACCGCGCAGGCCGGCATCGCCGTGCTGCTCGTGCTCGTCCTGGCCGCGGCAACCTTCCTGGTGCTGCGACGCACCGGCCTGATCCGTCGCAGCCATGCCCTCTCGGTCACCGCCCGGCTCGATGCCGAACCCGTGGCCGGTGCGTCACAGCTGCGGCGGGAGGCGCGTGAGGCGATCGAGGCGGGCCGCACCGACGACGGCACCGTGCTGGCCCTGCGCGCTCTGGTGCGCGATCTCGAGGAGCGCACCCTGCTGGAGGTGACCGCTGGGATGACCGCGCACGAGGCCGCCCATCGCGCCGCGCACCCCTTCCCCGAGCTGCGGGGACGTCTGCTGCGCGGAGCCGACGCCTTCGACACGGCCGCATACTCGCATCGCCCCGCCACCGCCAAGCAGGCCGACGATCTGCTGCGCCTGGCCGAGTACATCGCTGAATCCGCCCCGGACCTCTCGGACACGGAGCCGGCGGAGGCGCACGCCAGCGGGGCCGGAGCAGACACATGA